GACTCATTACTCCCAGTTATTGTTTCATCTTGGCAGCCAACTTCCTGCTCTACTTCGGCTTTTGGTTGTTGATTCCTGTTTTGCCGTTTTATTTATCCGAATTTTTCCAAACTGGAAATTCCACTATTGGCATTGTACTTTCCTGCTATACGGTAGCCGCCCTCTGCATCCGTCCGTTTTCCGGTTATCTGCTCGACACGTTTGCCCGCAAACCTCTTTATTTATTTGCTTACTTCATCTTTATGATGATGTTCGGCGGATACCTGATAGCCGGCTCCCTTACCTTATTTATTATATTCCGAATCATTCATGGCGTCTCTTTCGGAATGGTTACAGTAGGAGGAAACACGGTAGTGATAGACATTATGCCATCTTCCCGCCGCGGAGAAGGCTTAGGCTATTACGGGCTCACCAACAATACAGCTATGTCTATCGGACCGATGTTCGGACTGTTTCTGCACGATGCAGGAGTCTCTTTTGCTACGATCTTCTGTTATGCATTCGGTTCCTGCATTTTAGGTTTCCTATGTGCCGGTCTGGTGAAAACTCCCTATAAACCTCCTGTGAAACGGGAACCGATTTCACTCGACCGTTTCATTTTGATGAAAGGACTGCCAGCCGGACTTAGCCTGCTGTTACTTTCCATCCCCTACGGAATGACAACCAACTATGTCGCCATGTATGCCCGCCAAATCGGATTGAACACACAAACCGGATTCTTCTTTACCTTTATGGCTGTCGGCATGGCAATCTCCCGCATCTTTTCGGGGAAACTGGTGGATCGTGGAAAAATAACGCAAGTAATAATGGCCGGATTATATCTGGTTGTTTGCAGTTTCTTCCTGCTTTCAGCCTGTGTTTATCTGATTCAATGGAATGATACTGTTTGCAACATCCTGTTTTTTGGTATCGCATTGTTGATGGGGGTCGGATTCGGGATCATGTTTCCGGCATTTAATACGTTGTTTGTCAACCTCGCCCCCAATAGCCAGCGGGGAACAGCCACTTCCACTTATCTCACTTCCTGGGATGTAGGAATCGGTATCGGTATGCTGACCGGCGGATATATCGCAGAAATAAGTACATTTGATAAGGCCTATCTTTTCGGAGCCTGCCTGACGGTAGTTTCCGCTATCTATTTCAAACTAAAAGTGACGCCTCATTACCATAAAAACAAGCTACGATGAGAAAGAAAGAACGTTATGAGAAAGTAATCGCCTGGTTTCAGGACAACATTCCTGTAGCCGAAACCGAACTGCATTACAACAATCCGTATGAGTTGCTGATCGCTGTTATTCTTTCTGCACAATGCACGGACAAACGGGTGAATATCATTACTCCTCCTTTGTATAAAGATTTTCCGACTCCGGAAGCACTGGCAGCCACTACACCGGAAGTTATTTTCGAATATATACGAAGCGTGTCCTATCCGAACAACAAAGCCAAACATCTGGTTGGCATGGCAAAGATGCTGGTGAATGACTTCAACAGTCAGGTGCCCGACAATCTGGACGATTTGATAAAGTTGCCTGGCGTAGGAAGAAAAACGGCCAATGTCATCCAGTCGGTAGTGTTCAATAAAGCTGCAATGGCGGTAGATACACACGTATTCCGTGTCAGCCACCGCATCGGACTGGTGCCGGACAGTTGCACCACTCCGTTCAGTGTGGAAAAAGAATTGGTGAAGAATATTCCGGAAAAACTCATACCGATTGCTCACCATTGGCTCATTCTGCACGGTCGTTATGTTTGTCAGGCACGCACTCCCAAATGTGACACCTGTGGTTTGCAAATGATGTGCAAATATTTCTGTAACACCTATAAAGTTACGAAAGAGGAACCAAAAGCCAAGAATAAATAACGATTTAATAGCAAGGAACCGAAATAAATAGTAACTTTGCGGTCGTTCTAAAAGAAGAATTTTAAAAACACTTTTAAATAAAAATAGAGTATTATGCAGACAATTGACAAATTCAATTTTGCCGGTAAAAAGGCATTTGTTCGCGTGGACTTCAATGTACCCCTGGACGAAAACTTCAACATCACAGATGACACTCGTATGCGTGCAGCTCTTCCTACTTTGAAGAAGATCCTGGCAGACGGCGGAAGCATCATCATTGGCTCTCACCTGGGCCGTCCGAAAGGCGTTGCCGATAAATTCTCTTTGAAACATATCATCAAGCACCTGTCTGATTTGCTGGGCGTTGAAGTTCAGTTCGCTAACGACTGCATGGGCGAAGAAGCTGCTGTAAAAGCTGCTGCTCTGCAACCGGGAGAAGTGCTGTTGCTCGAAAATCTTCGCTTCTACGCTGAAGAAGAAGGCAAACCAAGAGGTTTGGCTGAAGATGCAACTGACGAAGAGAAAGCTGCTGCCAAGAAGGCAGTGAAAGAAAGCCAGAAAGAATTTACCAAGAAATTGGCTTCTTATGCTGACTGCTACGTAAACGACGCATTCGGTACAGCTCACCGTGCACACGCTTCTACAGCATTGATCGCTAAATATTTCGATGTAAACAATAAGATGTTCGGTTACCTGATGGAAAAAGAAGTGAAAGCCGTTGATAAAGTATTGAACGACATCAAACGTCCGTTCACTGCTATCATGGGTGGTTCCAAAGTTTCTTCTAAAATCGAAATCATCGAAAACCTGTTGAGCAAAGTAGACAACCTGATCATCGCTGGTGGTATGACTTATACATTTACTAAAGCAATGGGCGGTAAAATCGGTATCTCTATCTGTGAGGACGACAAACTTGACCTGGCTTTGGATTTGATGAAGAAAGCAAAAGAAAAAGGTGTAAACCTGATATTGGCTGTTGACGCTAAGATTGCTGACGCATTCTCTAACGATGCCAATACTAAATTCTGTGCTGTTGACGAAATTCCTGACGGATGGGAAGGCCTTGACATCGGTCCTAAGACTGAAGAAATCTTCGCTAACGTTATCAAAGAATCTAAAACTATTCTTTGGAACGGTCCTACAGGTGTATTCGAATTTGACAACTTCACTCACGGCTCACGTGCAGTAGGTGAAGCAATCGTTGAAGCAACTAAGAACGGCGCATTCTCACTTGTTGGTGGTGGCGACTCTGTAGCTTGTGTCAACAAGTTCGGTTTGGC
The Bacteroides luhongzhouii DNA segment above includes these coding regions:
- the nth gene encoding endonuclease III gives rise to the protein MRKKERYEKVIAWFQDNIPVAETELHYNNPYELLIAVILSAQCTDKRVNIITPPLYKDFPTPEALAATTPEVIFEYIRSVSYPNNKAKHLVGMAKMLVNDFNSQVPDNLDDLIKLPGVGRKTANVIQSVVFNKAAMAVDTHVFRVSHRIGLVPDSCTTPFSVEKELVKNIPEKLIPIAHHWLILHGRYVCQARTPKCDTCGLQMMCKYFCNTYKVTKEEPKAKNK
- a CDS encoding MFS transporter — its product is MAKDRLITPSYCFILAANFLLYFGFWLLIPVLPFYLSEFFQTGNSTIGIVLSCYTVAALCIRPFSGYLLDTFARKPLYLFAYFIFMMMFGGYLIAGSLTLFIIFRIIHGVSFGMVTVGGNTVVIDIMPSSRRGEGLGYYGLTNNTAMSIGPMFGLFLHDAGVSFATIFCYAFGSCILGFLCAGLVKTPYKPPVKREPISLDRFILMKGLPAGLSLLLLSIPYGMTTNYVAMYARQIGLNTQTGFFFTFMAVGMAISRIFSGKLVDRGKITQVIMAGLYLVVCSFFLLSACVYLIQWNDTVCNILFFGIALLMGVGFGIMFPAFNTLFVNLAPNSQRGTATSTYLTSWDVGIGIGMLTGGYIAEISTFDKAYLFGACLTVVSAIYFKLKVTPHYHKNKLR
- a CDS encoding phosphoglycerate kinase; this translates as MQTIDKFNFAGKKAFVRVDFNVPLDENFNITDDTRMRAALPTLKKILADGGSIIIGSHLGRPKGVADKFSLKHIIKHLSDLLGVEVQFANDCMGEEAAVKAAALQPGEVLLLENLRFYAEEEGKPRGLAEDATDEEKAAAKKAVKESQKEFTKKLASYADCYVNDAFGTAHRAHASTALIAKYFDVNNKMFGYLMEKEVKAVDKVLNDIKRPFTAIMGGSKVSSKIEIIENLLSKVDNLIIAGGMTYTFTKAMGGKIGISICEDDKLDLALDLMKKAKEKGVNLILAVDAKIADAFSNDANTKFCAVDEIPDGWEGLDIGPKTEEIFANVIKESKTILWNGPTGVFEFDNFTHGSRAVGEAIVEATKNGAFSLVGGGDSVACVNKFGLASGVSYVSTGGGALLEAIEGKVLPGIAAIQE